TTACTCTTTCTGCTTTGCAAGAAAACAAACCTCTTTTATGCAACTTCCAGTTTCTTGAATCACCTCGTGGTTCAAGAGATTCTTCTTGGAACCCTTTTGGCGAGCCCCCATTCAGACTGATGACATTCAGGTGTGACATTGGCCTCATTGCCAACTGTATACACTCACCCAAAATACCTCTATGCTTCTCTATTTCCTCTCATTCCTCTTGTTTTACCCCGGCCTCAGGCCAGCGCTGGCCCTGGAGCATATTGTTGTTAATAGGGGgagttttgcattttaaagGAGCCTGCTCTCCCCCCTCTCTATCCACCCCAACCCAAATTGGCCGATCTCCCTTTTTTACCTCTTCAGAGCAATGTTAACAATCTCATCAGCAATGTagacattgtttttcttttgacttTCCAAGAGTGTGGTAGTGAGAGATTTGTGTACAGAGGAGTAGACATTTGCAGGCATAATATAACTTGCCCTGGGCTTGGATGGAATCTGAGTCCCATGCAGCCTGACAGACCAGGTTTGTTGATTTGAAGAGAGGCCCAAGCAGAAATTACTTCACGTGAatgtgactttgtgtgtgaACTGCCGCTGTGGAGATTTCCCCAGTGAATCAGCCAATGAATGTACAGCAAACAGAAGAAGCCACATGCAGTGCTTAGGGTGTAGCTGGGCGGGCGAGTCTTGGAGATAACTAGCTAATAGGATTGTACTTGACTCAGGCTTTTGCCATTTCCTCTCACAGCAATTTGCCCACACAGTGGCTTGCTGCACAGTAACTAGATGAGAACAGACTTTAAATTGGTTAACATGTGCTTACTATAATAATTACAATGCACACAATGTCCAGCTTTCTGGCTAAGACTGTTCCAAGTGAACAAAtctactttctttttcttttgggaGGTTTAGTGTGTCCTGATATGTGTCTCAAGCAGCCTGCCTATATATCGACAGACAACAGCCTGTCTTTCCACCACGTGAAACGGTGTTTGCGTAATATGGTTGACTCACCAGAGAAATCCCTCATGCAAATAAGGGAGCACCCAAGCCCCCACCCTCATCCATACAGCTGCAGGGTGAAACCGTTGGTTCCCCTCTTACAACATGTCACCACTCCCGTGGCTGTGACTCAAGTTATAGACCTACAAGCCTGAAAAATGTAGACGTACAGTAGTGCGTCTTGATCTGTACACAAGATCATGTAAGTTATAAAACTGAAATTCTAATGTCAAGGCTACTCTTTTTATACAGTACTTATGCTGGGAGTGAATGAATTGGACAGTCAAGTGAAACCACACCTTCTTTCCGTTGTGACTACAGCTGTCACTGCTTGTAGACACTCCAAACAGTATGTCATTCCTCTCTTTGACCCCTGGTGTTTGACAGCTACTGTGAgctaacagaaaacacaagttttttttcataaataaatgcagTTACCATTTGGTACAGAGTAGCTGGTCACTCACTGCCCTGACCTGTGTATTTCTCTGTCCTACTAAAGTTACTGTAGGCTCCAGGGACTAAAAGCTGCCCTgccagcaacacacacacttgctgtgCTGCTCCAGATGTCGCCAGTCAACAGGTGGGCATGTCAGGGAGCACACTGGGACAATAGCAGCCTTCATTATCCCCACACTCAGACAGGCGCATCCCCACATGGTCAAGTCAATTCAgcactttctctgtctctgaaaAAAGTCAGTTGCCTAAACCTATTAGCTTTAGCACTGTGGTAAAGTAGTTGTGTAAAGAAATGAAGGAGTGCTGAGTTTGAGACAATGTACAGCTGAAAGGATAAGAGAGGACACATAAATGACTTATGTGAGGTCCTAACCAGATGCAGCAAATTACCCAGCGGGCTCAGTGACACCTCGCTGAAAGCCCGCGCCTCGTTAGCTCAGTCATCAGTGTTTTGTGTGGGCGCACTGTGTGATAAGGGGAATAAAGCAGATTGACTGCAAACTTTCTTGTCCCTCATACTGTAGTTAGCAATTTACTGGCAGGAATTTTGCATGCTAGGGTGTCGCCACTTTGCacaacttgtcctttttcagaCAGTTGGTCCTTTCTCAATCCTGGCAGGCTTGGTTCATGTGACTTTCACTTTTGTTGTTGGGCCTAAGTaggtcatttaaaataaatgtgatcaCATGAAGATATTTGATATGTATTGGTccaaaggttgtgtgtgtgcgctttagATTGATGCTGCAGGTCTCAGTGTATGATGTATTACAGTTAAAGTCAAGTAAGTCAAGTAAttatctcagtgtgtgtgtgtgtgtgtgtgtgtgtgtgtgtgtgtgtgtgtgtgtgtgtgtgtgtgtgtgtgtgtgtgtgtgtgtgtgtgtgtgtgtgtgtgtgtgtgtgtgtgtgtgtgtgtgtgtgtgtggaggaaagGGGACATAGAGAGCCTTGGGGGAAGGGGAGGGTAGGTCATTGAGTTATTCCAGGGATTTCCTTGCCATTTGCAAGCATTGGATTGAGAGACGATcaattgaaacacacacacacacacactcatgcacacacacaagacccCCTTAAAGTGCTTGGGAAAGTGTGACGGGTGCTTTGTTCCTGCACTTGAGGGCTGTTGGCACATTTACGACAGTTTTCAACAACCCCCTTATTTAACACTTTTACCAGCACTGATGTCACTGTTTCATGGATTGGCTGGCGGTGCCCTAAACACTTCATTATcatgatttaacatttaacttgTCAAGTAGAATGATAGATTTCCAGCAGCCTATAGAATTCAAATGGGGAATAATTGCACAAACTATATTATTATGATGACAAAATGATTATGTCATAGTGCACACTgcaactataaaaaaaaacttcttatatgttctttttttaactcatgtacatgaacttttttttctctctaggCGAAAAGGAAGCTGGATCTAGAGGACCCTCTTTACCTGCCAGAATTCCGCACACCCAAAGGCAAATGCGGCATCGCAGCCAGGATACCAAGTCCAAGGAGTGAGTCCACCCACTACAGATCAGAGTGTAGACAGATGTGAGAGTGGTGGTGTATTGCAGTGGGTTTTGTGTCTAGATGATTGAAATGCACCAATTCTTGTAGTGTTTAAATGATGAGTACATCTATTTAGTACTtctattcaaataaaataaggTTTACAGtacaaaaagggagaaagagacacCCTCCACTGGGAGCAGAAAGCACACTAGGAACACTGAAGCAGGAATATCGTGATTACAAAAAATCATTAGTGGATTTAGGTAGagttataataattataaagagAATCTGTATAAAAAGACCAATAAAATGCTGTCAGTACAAAAGATATACCTTCTTCACAACAGTATGAGTCCAAAGGGggcagggaggggaggggaggggaggggtttGGGGTTAGGGTGAGTGGACGGAGCAGTTGTATGGGGTATATGGTCACAGAAGGTTTGGGGGGTTGGGTAGCTTAAAAGAGGGAGGAGGCCCAGGTCTTTGGACCAGTCCAGGAGAAGAACAGCACAGGGACCTTAAAaaccaaatgtaaaaaagaacagATTAAAAGGTGATAGCTTGTTTGAGGTGTGGTTTTTGCACACAAATGGTCAACATGTGGGAGACAGtggcagatcagaaatgtacaAAGCAAACAGTAGCATTCTTTAAGGAATTTGTCTGTTTTAAATATCATGTACAATATTTTTAAAGACATGTGCTTTGGGGTAATTGAGATCTCCTGTGAGGTAGTATCTGTGTTGTGAAGATTGTTTACAATCAATGAATAGGAATCATAAACACAGAAGGCTACATGAGTCACATTCACACAGGAATTACAGTAATTGACACATttatataataacattttaCACTTTTAGTTTGTCTTCTTACACCTTTTAAAATCATGGGAGGAGACCGAGCTCTTGGAGAGATTTGCGGCGTGTTAAATTTCTCTGCAGCAACATTTTGTGTAAATAGTTCTAATGAAGTGTAGTATATATATTcttagttgtttgtttttttactaactTTCACGATTGCTTATATTTTCTGTTAAATATCCACATATCTTTGTCTGTTGGTCCTGCTTTTATTTCTAACTGTTCCCCTATCCATGTGCTTTTGTCTGTATCTTTACTCTCAGCTCCAAAGTCTCCAGGTGAGCGGACACGCTACGACACCTCCTTGGGCTTGCTGACCAAGAAATTTGTGGGTCTGATCGCGGAGTCCCCCGATGGAGTCCTTGACCTGAACTGGGCCACTGAGGTTCTGGAGGTCCAGAAGAGACGCATCTATGACATCACCAACGTCCTGGAGGGAGTCCAACTTATCCGAAAGAAGTCCAAGAACAACATCCAGTGGCTGTAAGTaccaattaaaaaaagtgttccTAATATTTTGACCAATTGATCCACATATATATTAGAAAatatgtacatgtttttttttctatttattttataaattaaggacaatgcacattgatgaacaagtACAGCggtacacgtaaatgtgccagattgtagcccgacGTCTAATTTCCAgtagttacagtaaaaaagacataggatagtaacatatagtatataaaaacaagaaaaaaaaaaaagaaaagaagaaaaagacaaaacaaaaacaggacaattcattagtaaaagataaaaatggaaacacaagttAGCGGTGGTTACACGtttggttagctctaagccacaACTTTCCCTGGCTCTTGAAGGAGGCCAAAGTGGGCCGCTCCCTTATAAACTAATCCAGTACACCATAGTCTAAAGCTACAACAGTTATCACAGAGTGAATCAACAGGTTTAACACAGTCTCAACAAAAgatgaaaatacatttcaaaaggtTGTGTTTAGTCAGAAAAGCTGTTTTGTTGGACTACAACTCAATGATTTCATCCCTGCTTATACTTAGCTTATCTGCCTCCTAGTGGATGTCAGGGGGCACTGCAAAATATCTAGACAATGTCAAACAACCTCCACTGTAGACACATGTAGATCGCTTATTATCCATacactgtgtgtctctgtttttgaGTTGTTATGACAACTACATTTTTTACTGCAATCAGATCATCACACGTTTTGTTTATGTATATGTTCATGTGTGTTCTCGTAGggttggagatgtatttgaggGTGGTGCAGGCGGAGGAGAGAAGGCTTGCGCCCTGAGGAAAGAGCTTGGAGACCtggagagagtagagagatcTCTGGATGAACTGATCCACTCCAGCACCACACAGCTCAAACAACTCACCGAATATGAAGATAATAAGAAATATCCTTTACATCcagctgtgtgcgtgtgtctgcaTCGTTCTCTGGCGGTCTTCTGGGTCTGGTTATACGTGCAAATATCCTCTTaatttctgctgcttttattACCCTTGACCAAACACTGTACATTGGGCTATGTGACATATCAGGACATCCGCTCCATCGGCAGTCTCCGAGACCAGACGGTCATTGCCGTCAAGGCCCCTGCTGACACCAAACTGGAGGTGCCAGACACGGCAGGGGTAAGAAAACAGATTTCATTTAATTGTTGGTAAAACTCCCCAAAAGACAAATAGAATCCATTCAATGAAACTATGGGCACTGTATATGTgtagtaaaaaaatattttctttttctctttacaGCAGGGGTCATTACAGATCTATTTAAAGAGTAAGAATGGCCCCATTGAAGTCTATCTGTGTCCAGAGGAGGGTCTTGAAGATGCTAGCCCAGTTAAAAGCGCTGTCACCCCTAAAAAGGAGTTCCCTCAACCGCTCGGCCCTCCAACTACAACCCCAATGGGTCCACCAAGCTACAGCATCAAAGAGGAGCCTGTTGAATGTAAGTTGAGTTTTCTGTAGGGTCATGAACAGTACAGTAGGATTCTGTCTTAATTCTCACACTGGGAGCTAATCGGTTGATGAGTTACCTTATTCCGACAATAGTGgtgtttttacattacatgGCACCTGCTCGGCTCGGCTAgaccgcggtgccccgtcctccttgtTCCATTGCAGATTTTTAGTCCCGGCTCATCcgtgaggcgagcgtggctggtcatcATAGCGACGCAGCAGGAAACCTCAGTGACCTATCgcaatacacacatacagaacgtcaaaggtgtgttgaTTCAAAAGAAGGTGGAGGCGGCAAAAAACCCACTGCTGGCTAAAGTATTTAAATACGGCGGGTTTATTCAGAAAACCCCcatctgtcgctagcaatgatgacgcagtgattagtgacgaNNNNNNNNNNctctccgaccaatcagtagtctgcaggttttcacgtcaccttttggttgttttattggaagttgctttggataaaagcttcagctaaatgacatgtaacataatgtaaatgttttcGTATCgactcagctcgcttggaacctcaacggaggtggtactaaaaaaaaagtaccctGCTAGTACTAGGGACTTTTTGCATaatggaaaactaaaaaaggCGAGGAGAGTTGAGGCGAGGCGAGcagagcaggtaccatgtaccATAGGTGGTGTGTGAGGCCCTGATTGCACTGGTCTTGGGGAGCTgctttgcttttgcttttggAAGCAGCCTTCTctagctagcctggctccgtcCAAAGTGAACAAATACACTGTAACGATTTCTTAAAACACAACCGTTCATCTCCTCATTAGCCATTTCAGTCATGAATCTGTGCCACTGAGTAAATCGGGTTGACACAGTTAAACTGTAGGGAATGTAGGTgccaggttttgacaaggaaggAGAATACGTGAAATAAAAAAGACGATATCTGTAGTTCTGCTGCATCGATTTTGATCCTTTGTCCATTGTAAGTCTGATAATATTATAGCATTGCAATGCTAAATCAGTGGAGTACTATTCTGATATTTGATAAGTTTTAATCAGTGAGCTTTATAGGCATTAATAGGTGTACTTTTGAACTTCCAGTTCAATGCCAAGCCCTCTGGCTCTAGCTCCATACTTAATGCACAAACATGGGGGATGTGTCAATGGTCCCATCAAACTCCCATCTAAACTATTCTCTTAACATTCTCAATCAGTGATACACAGTAAATATTAGATTGAAAACCCAATACTACATAGagagcatttttttcaataatagctaataataa
Above is a genomic segment from Etheostoma spectabile isolate EspeVRDwgs_2016 chromosome 20, UIUC_Espe_1.0, whole genome shotgun sequence containing:
- the e2f2 gene encoding transcription factor E2F2 isoform X2; this translates as MESGAPRWTDRSHIPGSDSASEGHTIHCQSQGVSPASVRPVAGLPCPQQKMKLLSTGGVKTEFFNTGLSSPLMSTVPAGYFTQICNTATAEQRANSLYSTPHGPEAKPIRSSSGRLPAKRKLDLEDPLYLPEFRTPKGKCGIAARIPSPRTPKSPGERTRYDTSLGLLTKKFVGLIAESPDGVLDLNWATEVLEVQKRRIYDITNVLEGVQLIRKKSKNNIQWLVGDVFEGGAGGGEKACALRKELGDLERVERSLDELIHSSTTQLKQLTEYEDNKKLGYVTYQDIRSIGSLRDQTVIAVKAPADTKLEVPDTAGQGSLQIYLKSKNGPIEVYLCPEEGLEDASPVKSAVTPKKEFPQPLGPPTTTPMGPPSYSIKEEPVESAPSTSSAAASNSVLLDVERLLGLPPSLLQITEDQLPCTSFAPDPSTPFVSFSPPLDHDDYLWSLEDGEGVSDFFDTYDLGELLKS
- the e2f2 gene encoding transcription factor E2F2 isoform X1, with the translated sequence MESGAPRWTDRSHIPGSDSASEGHTIHCQSQGVSPASVRPVAGLPCPQQKMKLLSTGGVKTEFFNTGLSSPLMSTVPAGYFTQICNTATAEQRANSLYSTPHGPEAKPIRSSSGRLPAKRKLDLEDPLYLPEFRTPKGKCGIAARIPSPRTPKSPGERTRYDTSLGLLTKKFVGLIAESPDGVLDLNWATEVLEVQKRRIYDITNVLEGVQLIRKKSKNNIQWLVGDVFEGGAGGGEKACALRKELGDLERVERSLDELIHSSTTQLKQLTEYEDNKKLGYVTYQDIRSIGSLRDQTVIAVKAPADTKLEVPDTAGQGSLQIYLKSKNGPIEVYLCPEEGLEDASPVKSAVTPKKEFPQPLGPPTTTPMGPPSYSIKEEPVESNMSTAAPSTSSAAASNSVLLDVERLLGLPPSLLQITEDQLPCTSFAPDPSTPFVSFSPPLDHDDYLWSLEDGEGVSDFFDTYDLGELLKS
- the e2f2 gene encoding transcription factor E2F2 isoform X3 produces the protein MMRMPKGVSPASVRPVAGLPCPQQKMKLLSTGGVKTEFFNTGLSSPLMSTVPAGYFTQICNTATAEQRANSLYSTPHGPEAKPIRSSSGRLPAKRKLDLEDPLYLPEFRTPKGKCGIAARIPSPRTPKSPGERTRYDTSLGLLTKKFVGLIAESPDGVLDLNWATEVLEVQKRRIYDITNVLEGVQLIRKKSKNNIQWLVGDVFEGGAGGGEKACALRKELGDLERVERSLDELIHSSTTQLKQLTEYEDNKKLGYVTYQDIRSIGSLRDQTVIAVKAPADTKLEVPDTAGQGSLQIYLKSKNGPIEVYLCPEEGLEDASPVKSAVTPKKEFPQPLGPPTTTPMGPPSYSIKEEPVESNMSTAAPSTSSAAASNSVLLDVERLLGLPPSLLQITEDQLPCTSFAPDPSTPFVSFSPPLDHDDYLWSLEDGEGVSDFFDTYDLGELLKS